A single window of Arcobacter venerupis DNA harbors:
- a CDS encoding DUF3833 domain-containing protein: MKNLILVFLTTILLTGCTGMKIEDFNNTKPEFIPQDYFNGKLRAYGIVKDRSGKITRTFKGTMIGSWDKNGIGTLDEYFVYNDGEEMKRVWTLKPTGDKKFIATANDIIGESPMIANGNTVMLDYVMRTAYKDSTIDLSVQDWLHLQDDGVIINHSKLKKFGFIVGEIVITIIKD, encoded by the coding sequence ATGAAAAATTTAATATTAGTTTTTTTAACAACAATACTACTAACAGGATGTACGGGCATGAAAATAGAAGATTTTAACAACACAAAACCAGAGTTTATTCCACAAGATTATTTTAATGGAAAACTAAGAGCCTATGGAATCGTAAAAGATAGAAGTGGAAAAATAACAAGAACATTCAAAGGAACAATGATAGGTTCTTGGGATAAAAATGGCATTGGAACACTTGATGAATATTTTGTTTACAACGATGGGGAAGAGATGAAAAGAGTTTGGACTCTAAAACCAACAGGAGATAAAAAGTTTATAGCAACTGCAAATGATATTATTGGTGAAAGCCCGATGATAGCAAATGGAAATACAGTTATGCTTGATTATGTTATGAGAACTGCTTATAAAGATTCTACTATTGATTTGAGTGTTCAAGATTGGTTGCATTTACAAGATGATGGGGTTATTATAAATCACTCTAAACTGAAAAAATTTGGTTTTATTGTGGGCGAAATTGTAATTACGATAATCAAGGATTAA